A genome region from Deinococcus sp. KNUC1210 includes the following:
- a CDS encoding nitroreductase family protein, giving the protein MTSVPATPPRLSTQQVRDLFDAHRTTRRYKPEPMPPEHLDAILYAAQRAPTDATAQMYSFVRLTDAAVRQRVADLTVNPHFASAPESFVICLDVHRLRLLLERGGYERGHFPAVAVHFGVGDAVLAGQSMLLAAELLGYQGCWIGGVLTNLQELVTLLELPEGVLPFAGLTIGLPDESPAQRPRIQRELVVHDNRYREPDSAELDEALERMAPITARGDWAQTLARYFAPGGSMETREVGLRAVLAQQQLGNE; this is encoded by the coding sequence ATGACCTCTGTCCCTGCCACGCCGCCCCGCCTCTCGACCCAGCAGGTGCGCGACCTGTTCGACGCCCACCGCACCACCCGCCGCTACAAGCCCGAGCCGATGCCGCCGGAACACCTCGACGCCATCCTGTACGCTGCCCAGCGTGCTCCGACCGACGCCACCGCGCAGATGTATAGCTTCGTGCGCCTGACCGACGCGGCTGTACGGCAGCGAGTCGCAGACCTCACGGTCAATCCTCATTTCGCGTCTGCACCGGAAAGTTTCGTGATCTGTCTCGATGTCCATCGGCTGCGGCTGCTGCTGGAGCGTGGCGGTTACGAGCGCGGGCATTTTCCGGCAGTGGCGGTGCATTTCGGCGTCGGGGACGCGGTGCTGGCGGGCCAGAGTATGCTGCTGGCCGCCGAACTGCTGGGGTATCAGGGCTGCTGGATCGGCGGCGTGCTCACCAATCTTCAGGAACTGGTGACGCTGCTGGAACTGCCGGAAGGCGTGCTGCCCTTCGCGGGCCTGACTATCGGCCTGCCCGACGAATCGCCCGCCCAGCGCCCCCGGATTCAGCGTGAACTGGTCGTCCACGACAACCGCTACCGCGAACCGGACTCCGCCGAACTCGACGAAGCGCTGGAGCGCATGGCCCCCATCACGGCCCGTGGCGACTGGGCCCAGACGCTGGCCCGCTACTTCGCGCCGGGCGGCAGTATGGAAACCCGCGAGGTGGGGCTGCGAGCAGTGCTGGCGCAGCAGCAGCTCGGCAACGAATGA
- a CDS encoding PLP-dependent aminotransferase family protein, translating to MLLPPLLPARSGEAQHQRAARTLREAMQRGELLPGVRLSTRALAQRWGLARATVQDAIDQLAAEGAVDVRARSGSYVAAHEDAGQLSSRDVGPFTDWVPLSNWALRALEGQQAEQRGPAPAIDFRLGQSAGLFPSQMWAESLARRAARSMDEDAGGELLSASALGPLSTRQAIAHWLTRERGADVTPDMVMLTAGTQSALDLLARTYLEPGRTAVLEDPGYPGARRAFGAVGAALRSVPVDQEGLVTAALPQTASLVYVTPGCQFPTTATLSARRRSALLAWAAHARAFIVEDDYAADFHHAARPPAPLQGQAPSQVVLLGTFSQSLAPALRSGYLVAPASVLDTLSRTRPLTDLHPPTLDALALADFLASGGYARHLRRARVRLAHRHDVLLNALEAAHLHPRPARAGSHLLLGLPGGLDETAVQARAAELGVGVARLSDYLLNVGAPHAPALLLAFAHLSPEQLREGAALLGRAISESGK from the coding sequence ATGCTTCTGCCGCCGCTGTTGCCAGCCCGTTCCGGTGAAGCCCAGCACCAGCGGGCCGCCCGGACACTGCGCGAGGCGATGCAGCGAGGCGAACTGCTGCCGGGCGTGCGCCTGAGTACCCGTGCGCTGGCGCAGCGCTGGGGGCTGGCACGCGCCACCGTGCAGGACGCCATCGACCAGCTCGCGGCAGAGGGGGCGGTGGACGTTCGCGCACGCAGCGGCAGTTACGTGGCAGCCCACGAAGACGCCGGGCAGCTGTCTTCCAGAGACGTGGGGCCGTTCACAGACTGGGTGCCGCTTTCGAACTGGGCGCTGCGGGCGCTGGAAGGCCAGCAGGCCGAGCAGCGCGGCCCGGCTCCGGCCATCGATTTCAGGCTGGGGCAGTCGGCGGGGCTGTTTCCGTCGCAGATGTGGGCCGAGTCGCTGGCCCGCCGCGCCGCCCGCAGCATGGACGAGGACGCAGGGGGCGAGTTGCTGTCGGCCTCGGCACTGGGGCCGCTGAGTACCCGGCAGGCTATCGCGCACTGGCTGACCCGGGAGCGCGGAGCCGACGTGACGCCCGATATGGTGATGCTGACGGCAGGCACGCAATCGGCACTCGATCTGCTCGCCCGCACGTACCTGGAGCCGGGCAGAACCGCCGTCCTCGAAGACCCCGGCTATCCCGGTGCGCGGCGGGCCTTCGGGGCGGTCGGTGCAGCCCTTCGGAGCGTGCCCGTCGATCAGGAAGGGCTCGTGACCGCTGCCCTCCCGCAAACCGCCTCGCTGGTGTACGTCACGCCCGGCTGTCAGTTTCCGACCACCGCGACGCTCAGCGCCCGCCGCCGCTCGGCGCTGCTGGCCTGGGCCGCCCACGCCCGCGCTTTCATCGTCGAGGACGACTACGCCGCTGATTTCCACCATGCGGCCAGGCCGCCCGCACCGCTTCAGGGACAGGCCCCGTCACAGGTCGTGCTGCTGGGGACCTTCAGTCAGAGCCTCGCGCCCGCGCTGCGGAGCGGGTATCTGGTGGCTCCGGCGAGTGTGCTGGATACCCTCTCGCGCACCCGGCCGCTCACCGATCTGCACCCGCCCACGCTGGACGCTCTGGCGCTGGCCGACTTTCTGGCATCGGGCGGTTATGCCCGCCACCTGCGCCGCGCCCGCGTTCGTCTGGCCCACCGTCACGACGTCCTGCTGAACGCTCTGGAGGCCGCCCACCTGCACCCGCGCCCGGCCCGCGCCGGGTCACATCTGCTGCTCGGGCTGCCGGGCGGTCTGGATGAAACGGCTGTGCAGGCCCGCGCCGCCGAACTGGGCGTGGGCGTGGCCCGCCTCTCGGACTATCTGCTGAATGTGGGTGCGCCCCATGCCCCCGCGTTGTTGCTGGCATTCGCGCATCTCTCGCCCGAGCAGCTGCGAGAGGGAGCAGCGCTGCTGGGAAGGGCGATCTCCGAGAGTGGGAAGTAG
- a CDS encoding ComF family protein, producing MLQRLARFILPRRCPGCGGQVEQAAGLCSACLKQLAPQVQRHSPLSSRAEAHLVVLGPYRGTLGRSVRALKYGGAREVAQALGTRLGEGVPQSWNIQAVTGVPLHEARLRERGFNQAELLGRAAAGGLGVPYLTTLARQRSTGAQARRHARERLTALGDSFVVLPDAALPERLLVVDDVMTTGTTLLACADVLRAGGAAQVWFAVVAR from the coding sequence ATGCTTCAGCGCCTCGCCCGCTTTATCCTGCCGCGCCGCTGCCCCGGATGCGGCGGACAGGTCGAGCAGGCCGCCGGGCTGTGCAGCGCCTGCCTGAAGCAGCTTGCTCCGCAGGTGCAGCGGCACTCTCCGCTGTCCAGCCGGGCCGAAGCGCATCTGGTGGTGCTGGGGCCGTACCGGGGCACGCTGGGGCGCTCGGTGCGTGCCCTGAAGTACGGCGGTGCGCGGGAAGTGGCGCAGGCGCTGGGCACGCGGCTGGGTGAAGGCGTGCCGCAGAGCTGGAATATTCAGGCCGTGACAGGCGTACCGCTGCACGAAGCGCGGCTGCGGGAGCGCGGGTTCAATCAGGCCGAACTGCTGGGCCGGGCTGCCGCCGGGGGACTGGGCGTGCCGTATCTGACCACACTGGCCCGGCAGCGTTCCACCGGAGCGCAGGCCAGACGCCATGCCCGCGAACGTCTGACAGCGCTTGGCGACAGCTTTGTGGTGCTGCCGGATGCGGCGCTTCCAGAACGCCTGCTCGTAGTGGACGACGTGATGACAACCGGAACGACGCTTCTGGCCTGTGCCGACGTGCTGCGGGCAGGAGGCGCGGCGCAGGTGTGGTTCGCGGTGGTGGCGAGGTAA
- a CDS encoding insulinase family protein, with protein MTVQDLITPGTVLGRYTVERVEALPPIQATAYLLRHELGARHLHIERDDDNQTFAVFFPTVPSDSTGVAHILEHTALMGSRNFPVADPFFSMIPRSLNTFMNAMTASDWTTYLYSTRNEKDFFNLLNIYLDAAFFPLLRYESFRRDGHRFENADPADMASELKMQGVVYNEMKGAMASPSSVLWKALQKALYPDLTYANNSGGEPSEIPNLTYQGLKDFHAAHYHPSNAYFYTYGNLPLKRYLDAIEVGVMQDFTPNSLDVSIPDQTPFTEPQDVKASYPSTDTERGAQALVAWKLGHSFDPDENLRWKVLSEVLLGNAAAPLTRPLIESGLGSALSDGSGYQDEFREAAFAVGLKGLSAASAPAVHTLVLDTLAKIASEGLPTELIDSALHQFEIAQKEVSNSGWPYSLKVAFRAVGPWLYGGDPLDGLNLDAALARLQEARRNGPIFEDMIRSDLLNNTHRVTLTLVPDPELASAQEQAEREMVARLSADFTEEDRVRVVQEAVSLLESQDTDDDVSILPTLTLNDVTRKVARPAYTVEQTGGAVVGRVEQPTSGLVYLDVQVRLPELSSEELELLPLYAFTVTRSGAAGQDYAALARRIEAVTGGISASVGSTTGPDSLNDLRLSMSFGGKALSRNAGELVSVLHDVIAQPEFEATRLEQLLKQRVAGQKAGIVSSGNAYAGRLAAAQLSPEAALDEQLIGLAGLKRLEALVESGDWASTIERLKALHARVLEGQGRLCVTASAGDLAMDVSSITSLFGGRQAAHVSAPLAPRIPAARTTDTPVAYNAVAFQTVPFTHPDSPALLALGNLLTSEYLLRELREKGGAYGGGAGFNSHSGVFRMTSYRDPNIGRTFEVFRQARDFLNGPAFHGEGAGLRELNEAILSASKGLDPLTSPDTVGRMRFYGDLGGYTADVQEAYVERLLNVQISDLQRVMDTYLTPDHAAYALLAGKDPNTDTAAQGLNFEVESI; from the coding sequence ATGACTGTTCAAGACCTCATAACGCCCGGCACTGTGCTGGGCCGCTACACCGTAGAACGCGTCGAAGCTTTACCCCCGATTCAGGCGACCGCCTATCTGCTGCGCCACGAACTCGGCGCACGCCACCTGCACATCGAGCGGGACGACGACAACCAGACGTTCGCGGTGTTCTTTCCCACGGTGCCCAGCGACAGTACCGGCGTGGCCCACATTCTGGAACACACCGCCCTGATGGGCAGCCGCAATTTCCCGGTGGCCGATCCCTTCTTCTCGATGATTCCACGCAGCCTGAACACCTTCATGAATGCCATGACGGCTTCCGACTGGACGACGTACCTGTACAGTACCCGCAACGAGAAGGATTTCTTCAACCTGCTGAACATCTATCTCGATGCTGCCTTCTTCCCGCTGCTGCGCTACGAATCCTTCCGCCGCGACGGACACCGCTTCGAGAATGCCGACCCCGCCGACATGGCCAGCGAGCTGAAGATGCAGGGCGTGGTCTACAACGAGATGAAGGGCGCGATGGCAAGCCCTTCGAGTGTGCTGTGGAAGGCGCTTCAGAAGGCGCTGTACCCCGACCTGACCTACGCCAACAATTCAGGCGGCGAACCCTCCGAGATTCCCAACCTGACGTACCAGGGCCTGAAGGACTTCCACGCGGCGCACTATCACCCGTCCAACGCGTACTTCTACACCTACGGGAACCTGCCGCTAAAACGCTATCTGGACGCCATCGAGGTGGGTGTGATGCAGGATTTCACGCCGAACTCACTCGACGTTTCGATTCCCGACCAGACCCCGTTTACCGAGCCGCAGGACGTGAAGGCCAGCTATCCGTCCACCGACACCGAGCGCGGCGCACAGGCGCTGGTGGCCTGGAAGCTGGGCCACAGCTTCGATCCCGATGAAAATCTGCGCTGGAAGGTGCTGAGCGAGGTGCTGCTGGGCAACGCCGCCGCGCCGCTGACCCGTCCACTGATCGAATCGGGCCTGGGAAGTGCGCTGTCAGACGGCAGCGGCTATCAGGACGAGTTCCGCGAGGCGGCCTTCGCGGTGGGCCTCAAGGGTCTGAGTGCAGCTTCTGCGCCTGCCGTTCATACACTCGTGCTCGACACCCTCGCGAAAATCGCCAGCGAAGGCCTGCCCACCGAGCTGATCGACAGTGCCCTGCACCAGTTCGAAATCGCTCAGAAGGAAGTGTCGAATTCCGGCTGGCCCTACAGCCTGAAGGTGGCCTTCCGCGCTGTCGGCCCCTGGCTGTACGGCGGCGACCCGCTCGACGGCCTGAATCTGGACGCCGCGCTGGCCCGCTTACAGGAGGCCCGCCGCAACGGACCGATCTTCGAGGACATGATCCGCTCTGACCTGCTGAATAACACCCACCGCGTCACCCTGACGCTCGTTCCCGACCCCGAACTGGCGAGCGCCCAGGAACAGGCCGAGCGAGAGATGGTGGCCCGCCTGAGTGCCGACTTCACCGAGGAAGACCGCGTGCGCGTAGTGCAGGAGGCGGTGTCGCTGCTGGAAAGCCAGGACACCGACGACGACGTGAGCATCCTGCCGACCCTGACGCTGAACGATGTGACGCGCAAGGTGGCGCGGCCAGCCTATACGGTCGAGCAGACGGGCGGCGCAGTCGTGGGCCGGGTCGAGCAGCCGACGAGTGGCCTGGTCTATCTGGACGTGCAGGTCAGACTGCCAGAACTGAGCAGCGAAGAACTGGAACTGCTGCCGCTGTACGCCTTCACCGTCACGCGCAGCGGCGCAGCCGGACAGGATTACGCGGCGCTGGCACGGCGCATCGAGGCCGTGACCGGCGGTATCAGCGCGTCGGTGGGCAGCACCACCGGGCCGGACAGCCTGAACGACCTGCGCCTGAGCATGAGCTTCGGCGGCAAAGCGCTCAGCCGCAATGCGGGCGAACTCGTCAGCGTGCTGCACGACGTGATTGCCCAGCCGGAATTCGAGGCGACCCGACTGGAGCAGCTGCTCAAGCAGCGGGTGGCCGGTCAGAAAGCGGGCATCGTGAGCAGCGGCAACGCCTACGCCGGGCGGCTGGCAGCGGCGCAGCTCAGCCCAGAAGCGGCGCTGGACGAGCAGCTGATCGGGCTGGCGGGCCTGAAGCGCCTGGAAGCCCTGGTCGAGAGCGGCGACTGGGCCAGCACCATCGAGCGTCTGAAGGCCCTGCATGCCCGCGTGCTGGAAGGTCAGGGCCGCCTGTGTGTCACAGCCAGTGCCGGTGATCTGGCGATGGACGTGAGCAGCATCACCAGCCTGTTTGGAGGCAGGCAGGCCGCGCACGTCTCGGCCCCCCTCGCGCCACGGATTCCGGCGGCCCGCACCACCGATACCCCGGTGGCCTACAACGCGGTGGCCTTCCAGACCGTGCCCTTCACCCACCCCGACAGCCCCGCGCTGCTGGCCCTGGGCAACCTGCTGACCAGCGAGTACCTGCTGCGCGAACTGCGTGAAAAGGGCGGCGCATACGGCGGCGGCGCGGGCTTCAACTCGCACAGCGGCGTGTTCCGCATGACCAGCTACCGGGACCCCAACATCGGGCGCACCTTCGAGGTCTTCCGTCAGGCCCGCGACTTCCTGAACGGGCCAGCGTTTCATGGAGAGGGTGCGGGCCTGCGCGAGTTGAACGAGGCGATCCTGAGTGCCAGCAAGGGTCTCGATCCGCTCACCAGCCCCGACACCGTGGGCCGTATGCGCTTTTACGGCGACCTGGGCGGCTACACGGCCGACGTGCAGGAAGCGTATGTCGAACGGCTCCTGAACGTCCAGATCAGCGATCTGCAGCGGGTGATGGACACCTATCTGACGCCCGACCACGCCGCCTATGCGCTGCTCGCGGGCAAAGACCCGAACACCGACACGGCCGCACAGGGCCTGAACTTCGAAGTCGAGAGCATCTGA
- a CDS encoding GNAT family N-acetyltransferase — translation MAKVELSEYTARALTQMEQPDMRVIEIGGELRGMVTRFWEDPEDGGWMELGIVIYDPAYWNSGYGREALRQWTAETFRDTLAHVLTLTTWSGNLRMIRAAQRTGYRECARVREARLWEGVRYDSVKLDLLRREWEHLA, via the coding sequence ATGGCCAAAGTCGAGCTGAGTGAGTACACGGCGCGGGCGCTGACGCAGATGGAACAGCCGGATATGCGGGTCATCGAGATCGGCGGTGAACTGCGCGGCATGGTCACGCGCTTCTGGGAAGACCCGGAGGACGGCGGCTGGATGGAACTGGGCATCGTGATCTACGACCCGGCGTACTGGAACAGCGGCTATGGTCGGGAGGCGCTGAGGCAGTGGACAGCCGAGACCTTCCGGGACACCTTGGCCCATGTGCTGACGCTCACCACCTGGAGCGGCAATCTCCGCATGATCCGCGCTGCCCAGCGTACCGGCTACCGCGAGTGCGCCCGCGTGCGTGAAGCGCGGCTGTGGGAGGGCGTGCGCTACGACTCGGTCAAGCTCGATCTGCTGCGCCGCGAATGGGAACATCTGGCCTGA
- a CDS encoding helix-turn-helix domain-containing protein, whose protein sequence is MTPDDKQDEVLTLEELAALLKVSETTAYSLVRGGELPGRKVGREWRFLKTRVFEWLAQTGTGDEMQGTNGVVQRDEQGGEFKIEDNREYVAMWLPMTRTEKAAQLQKAARDGVNVSELVAEYLRAWSKE, encoded by the coding sequence ATGACCCCAGATGACAAACAAGATGAGGTTCTGACCCTGGAAGAGCTGGCGGCACTGCTCAAGGTGAGTGAAACCACCGCCTACTCGCTGGTACGGGGCGGCGAGTTGCCAGGACGCAAGGTGGGCCGCGAGTGGCGCTTCCTGAAGACGCGGGTGTTCGAGTGGCTGGCCCAGACCGGCACGGGAGACGAGATGCAGGGAACCAACGGTGTGGTACAGCGTGATGAACAGGGCGGCGAATTCAAGATCGAGGACAACCGTGAATACGTGGCGATGTGGTTGCCCATGACCCGCACCGAGAAAGCTGCCCAGCTCCAAAAGGCTGCACGAGACGGTGTAAACGTGAGCGAACTGGTGGCGGAATATCTCCGCGCTTGGTCAAAAGAGTAG
- a CDS encoding Clp protease N-terminal domain-containing protein, translating to MISEALQQAIQRAATLAALRGHEFVTLEHLLLALSDDPQTRAALLACGIDLERLNTDLERTLADFEVGTGTLSPEYSLALQQVVQAAMWQLQASGKGKEPVDGLRVLAEVMEMPDSFARYALERQGLTRLDVLGYLSHGKAKVAGREAEFRSRGVEESAADTDTGEAAPPTRWPPTPRI from the coding sequence ATGATTTCAGAGGCGCTTCAGCAGGCGATCCAGCGGGCGGCGACGCTGGCAGCCCTGCGCGGACACGAATTCGTGACGCTCGAACATCTGTTGCTGGCTCTGAGCGACGACCCGCAGACCAGAGCCGCCCTGCTGGCCTGCGGCATCGATCTGGAGCGGCTGAACACCGATCTGGAACGTACCCTGGCCGACTTCGAGGTGGGAACGGGCACGCTCTCGCCCGAATACTCCCTGGCGCTGCAACAGGTGGTGCAGGCCGCGATGTGGCAGCTTCAGGCGTCGGGCAAGGGAAAGGAGCCGGTAGATGGGCTTCGGGTGCTGGCGGAAGTTATGGAGATGCCCGACAGTTTTGCCCGCTACGCACTGGAACGTCAGGGGCTGACCCGGCTGGACGTGCTGGGCTATCTGAGTCACGGCAAGGCGAAGGTGGCGGGGCGCGAGGCCGAGTTCCGCTCGCGGGGCGTCGAGGAAAGTGCAGCCGACACCGACACGGGCGAAGCTGCGCCCCCGACCCGCTGGCCGCCTACACCGAGAATCTGA
- the clpS gene encoding ATP-dependent Clp protease adapter ClpS — MTRDPKHATQTLERTELTRPRLFRVLLLNDDYTPMEFVVMVLRRYFRQSEAQATAVMLAVHQRGQGVAGVYTREIAESKAAQVTDHARSEGHPLELSIEPEAEA; from the coding sequence ATGACCCGCGATCCAAAGCACGCCACACAGACACTGGAGCGCACCGAACTCACGCGCCCGAGGCTGTTCCGTGTGCTGCTCCTGAATGACGATTACACCCCGATGGAATTCGTGGTGATGGTGCTGCGGCGCTATTTCCGCCAGAGCGAGGCGCAGGCCACCGCCGTGATGCTGGCTGTGCACCAGCGTGGGCAGGGCGTGGCGGGCGTGTATACCCGTGAGATTGCCGAATCCAAGGCTGCCCAGGTGACGGACCATGCCCGCAGCGAGGGGCATCCCCTGGAACTGAGTATCGAGCCGGAGGCGGAAGCATGA
- a CDS encoding putative quinol monooxygenase translates to MSQSTQAVTIQALIVPRPEHVQDVETEMLAMVQASRAESGCQRYDLLRVDRPDGTVEFHVQERYDDMTAVQAHRDSAHYQAYRSRAGDWFAQPPAVTLLRDVDVAG, encoded by the coding sequence ATGTCACAATCCACCCAGGCCGTCACGATTCAGGCGCTGATCGTTCCCCGCCCCGAACACGTTCAGGATGTCGAAACCGAGATGCTGGCGATGGTCCAGGCCAGCCGCGCCGAGTCTGGCTGCCAGCGCTACGATCTGCTGCGCGTAGACAGACCGGACGGCACCGTCGAATTTCACGTGCAGGAGCGATACGACGACATGACCGCCGTGCAGGCACACCGCGACAGCGCCCACTATCAGGCCTACCGCAGCCGCGCCGGAGACTGGTTCGCCCAGCCGCCCGCCGTGACCCTGCTGCGCGACGTTGATGTTGCCGGGTGA
- a CDS encoding hydroxymethylglutaryl-CoA lyase, protein MTAPAAPRPVPLQIVEVGPRDGLQNEARTLPPPVRAELIRRLLAAGVTQLEAVSFVHPQRVPQMAGAEEVLSVVQPQAPPASLLGLVLNERGFERALTAGIQHVRYSFSVTEVFARRNQNAGVEESVALALHLVSRARAAGLRIGLVLSTSFGSPFEGRVAPAHVLSIAERVAAAAPDELIFADTIGAGAPSAVREVVSGAVAWEVPGMRVGGHFHNTRNTGYANAVAALEAGASVLDSSIGGIGGCPFAPRATGNIATEDLGYLLREMGIQTGLELDGLLDISRWLGEQLGHDVPGLLVKAGDIGAGNAVSDDA, encoded by the coding sequence ATGACTGCGCCCGCTGCTCCTCGGCCCGTGCCGCTGCAGATCGTGGAGGTGGGACCACGCGACGGTCTGCAGAACGAGGCCCGGACGCTGCCGCCGCCCGTGCGCGCCGAGCTGATCCGGCGTCTGCTGGCAGCGGGCGTGACCCAGCTGGAGGCGGTCAGCTTCGTACATCCCCAGCGGGTGCCCCAGATGGCCGGGGCCGAGGAGGTGCTGAGCGTGGTTCAGCCGCAGGCACCTCCGGCGTCGCTGCTGGGGCTGGTGCTCAATGAACGCGGCTTCGAACGGGCCCTGACAGCGGGAATTCAGCACGTTCGCTACTCGTTTTCGGTCACCGAGGTCTTTGCGCGGCGCAACCAGAATGCGGGCGTGGAAGAGTCGGTGGCGCTCGCGCTGCATCTGGTGTCACGGGCGCGGGCGGCGGGGCTGCGAATCGGACTGGTGCTGTCCACGTCGTTTGGCAGTCCCTTCGAGGGCCGGGTCGCCCCTGCCCACGTGCTGAGCATTGCCGAGCGGGTCGCCGCCGCCGCCCCCGACGAGCTGATCTTCGCGGACACCATCGGAGCGGGTGCCCCCTCTGCCGTGCGCGAGGTCGTCTCGGGCGCGGTGGCCTGGGAGGTGCCGGGCATGCGCGTGGGCGGGCATTTCCACAACACCCGCAACACCGGGTACGCCAACGCGGTCGCCGCGCTGGAGGCCGGAGCCAGCGTACTCGACAGCAGTATCGGCGGCATCGGCGGCTGCCCGTTCGCGCCGCGTGCCACCGGCAACATCGCCACCGAAGACCTGGGCTATCTGCTGCGGGAAATGGGCATCCAGACGGGCCTGGAACTGGATGGCCTGCTGGACATCTCGCGCTGGCTGGGCGAGCAGCTGGGCCATGACGTGCCGGGACTGCTGGTGAAGGCGGGAGATATCGGGGCCGGGAATGCCGTGTCTGACGATGCGTAA
- the nth gene encoding endonuclease III, whose protein sequence is MRRRAASILAELTELYPDARTELVYSSPFELLVATVLSAQATDVSVNAATPALFAAYPDALALSRAAPEEVEPYIRSIGLYRGKARNLVALAGLLQERHGGEVPNDFGAVVALPGAGRKTANVVLSNAYGYPAIAVDTHVGRLARRLGLSSEQNPDKVELDLQRLFPQERWVFLHHALILHGRRVCVARTPLCSACVLAALCPKTGVDRQA, encoded by the coding sequence CTGCGGCGGCGAGCGGCGAGCATCCTGGCAGAACTGACTGAGCTGTACCCGGACGCCCGCACCGAGCTGGTGTACAGCAGCCCCTTTGAACTGCTGGTCGCCACCGTCCTGAGCGCCCAGGCCACCGACGTGAGCGTGAACGCCGCCACGCCCGCGCTGTTTGCCGCCTATCCAGACGCCCTGGCACTCAGCCGCGCCGCGCCGGAAGAGGTGGAACCGTATATCCGCAGCATCGGGCTGTACCGGGGCAAGGCACGCAACCTGGTGGCACTGGCAGGACTGCTTCAGGAGCGGCACGGCGGCGAGGTGCCCAATGACTTCGGGGCGGTGGTGGCGCTGCCGGGAGCCGGGCGAAAAACCGCGAACGTGGTGCTCAGCAATGCCTACGGTTACCCGGCGATTGCGGTCGATACACACGTGGGGCGGCTGGCGCGGCGGCTGGGCCTGAGCAGCGAGCAGAACCCGGACAAGGTGGAACTCGACCTCCAGCGGCTCTTTCCGCAGGAGCGGTGGGTGTTCCTCCACCACGCGCTGATTCTGCATGGACGGCGCGTCTGCGTGGCGCGAACGCCGCTGTGCAGCGCCTGTGTGCTGGCTGCCCTGTGCCCGAAGACCGGGGTGGACAGACAGGCATGA